CAGCGTCAGCCCTTGCGCGATTAATCGCTCCAGTTCGACCGATCCGGATTTCCGAGCCGTCTTGTTCGGCCTGCGAGGCCGTTGCGCGGTTTCATTGTCGTCGAGTTCGCGTTCAATGCGCTCGGCCTTGCGATGGAAGAGATTGACGAAGGATCACAGGAAGTGGGTAGATCGGCCTCGAGGCGGGGTGTCGAGAAGGAGGCCGGACAGAGCGTCGACGGCGGATTCGAGCGCAAGAGACGCGGCATCCGAAGAGGGCAGGGGACGCGGATCAGGCTGGTCGTCCAGGGGGCGGTAGCCATGCAAAGCCAGTTCATCGAGAAGGTGCGACCAAGGCGATTGGACTTCGTGATCCGAAGCGAGCGTCCCGAAGGGCAGGGAGGCGACTTCTTCGTCCATGGCGTGGCTCTTTCGCTTGAGGCCGCGCCGATCCGCGCCCTGACAGCGATTCGGAGCCACGGGCGGATCGCGCCGCACCCGAAGGGTCGAAGCAAAGCGAAGAACGCTCCCCGCCGACTTCTCTGGGTCGCGAGGAATGCCCGAAGCGCTAGCGTAGGGCAGGGGAAAGAAGTCGGCGGGGAGCGTTGCGGTAAGCGAGCCGTTTGTGGCGACATCGCTGCTCTCTCAGGCCGGCGCGCGGCCCTCTCGAAGAAGTCATGCCGAGACGTTGGGTAGAGCACATCCGCCAGCGAGCCATCGCGCGGTCAGGGTAGGTTGAAGCGTTCGCGCCCAGAGAACAACTGCTTCGCGCTGAGCGCCCACTTGGCTCAAGGCTCGATCATCCCCGCAGCGGAGCCGTCCCTTCGCCCAGAATGTCGAGATAAGCGCGGTAGCTGAAAACGCGTCCACGCCGACGGCCGGTTATCTCATCGACGACGCCAAGACGCTCGAGATCGGCCAGCGCGGCATTGACGGTAGGCGCGGTCAACCCCGTGCGCATGACGAGGTCGTTTGCGGTGGCGAATGGATGCTGCTGGAGGAGATCGTGAATTCGCAGCGCGGAACCCGCCCGGTCGCTCTCCATCGCAATGCGCTCCCGATCCTTCGCGAAGAGATCGGCGATGCGCACGGCCGCTTCGAAAGCTTGGTTCGCCGTCTGAGCGACGCCGTCGAGAAAGAATTCGAGCCACGCCTCCCAGGCCCCATTCTCGCGGACCTCCTGCAAGAGCCGGTAATAGTCCGCGCGATGCGTCTTCAGATAAAGGCTGAGATAGAGGAGCGGGTTGCGCAACACGCCATTGGCGCAAAGAAAGAGCGTCACCAAGAGACGCCCCACGCGACCGTTGCCGTCGAGGAACGGATGAATGGTCTCGAATTGGACGTGAAGCAGGCCGGCTTTGATCAGCGGCGGCAGCTGCGATTGGGTTTCATGGATGAAACGCTCGAAAGCGTCCAGGCAGGCGTCGAGTTCGCTCACAGGCGGCGGAACGAAGAGCGCATTGCCCGGCCGGGTGCCCCCGATCCAATTTTGGGAGCGACGAAATTCGCCGGGATCTTTCTTCTCCCCGCGACCGCTTTGCAGAAGACGAGCATGGAGCTCACGGATCAATCGAAGCGACAGCGGAAATTCCTTGAGTCGCTCCAAACCGTACATCATCGCGTCGACGTAATTCGAGACTTCTCGAATGTCGTCGATCAGCTGACCGGACTGAGCCTCCGTCTCGAAACGCAGGAGGTCGGCGAGGGTCGACTGCGTGCCCTCGATTTGCGACGAAAGCACCGCCTCCTTACGGACATACATATAGAGAAAGAGCTCCTGCCGCGGCAGCAAGACCGCGGCGCCGTCGAGCCGGCCGAGCGCGCGCTCCGCGGCGCTCAATCGACCGAGCAAGGGGAGGAGGTCGATTTCCGGGTTTGGCGGCAACGGAGGGGGAACGAAGGCGCGTACTATTTCGCCGCCGACGGGCGTCTCCACGTGGCGGCCGAGGCGGGTGATTTCAGGGGCTTGAGCGCTCATAGTTGGAACATGCCCGAGTCGCGTTATTTAAGCAAATACCATTTCGATTAAATAAAGAGCCGCCATATTTAACGCTCCTTACTTTGGCGCCTCGCCGCTCAGTTTCTCCAGCCTTCGCCGAGGTTGTCCGGCTCTGGTGCAAAATTCCATGAAAGAGACGAAGTGGTGTTTGGTCGTTCCATTTAATCAGGCGGCAAGCACGGCGGTCCAAATTTCCGGCACCGTCTTGCCTGCTACTCGGAGCTTACCCAACGCGAACTGACATTTACGAGTCCGATGCATGAGCTCGACGCCTGCGATTGTGATTGTGATTGTGATTGACGCATTACGAAATCTCTCACGAGCGCTGGGTCGAACTTAAGCAAAAAGCTCTTCACGTCATCTCTGTTGACGCTGGTTAAAAGCGCCTTCTGATGAAAGGGCCTCTGAAAATATCTCTTACGCGCTCCATTTTAAGGGAAGGCGCGGAGAGTACGATGGCAAATGAAGTGACGCTGAGTCTAAGTCAGACGGATGCGGCTGAGCTTTTACGGGTTTTGCAGCTGCTGGCGGAAAGACTTTCCGATATTCGACAACCACTCTGCGAGACGGAGCCAGCCGACGAAATGGAACGCGAGGAGGCCGGCTTTTTCAAGGTCGAAAGCGCAGTCGTAGAGCGCACGATGGTGGTGTTAAAGGATATCTTGAAAAAGAGAGGCGTTGAGAGTTAGCCCAAGGCGGCGGGCCTGGTTGCCAAGAACGAATTCAAAGTTCCCAGCTGTGAGGCCCTTGGGTAAAAGCCAGTGATGTCGGAGTTACGCTAGGCCCATCGCCTTTGCGTATCAGACGAGGATGAAATGGCGCTTGGATCGCGCCGAGAAGCGGCTAGCGCCAGAGCCACGGAACTCTCCGGGCCCGACCTGCCACTGTTTCCCTTAATCGGCTTCAAAGGCCTTTAGGGAAACCCCGCTCAGGGGGCGCATTGCAAAAACGGCACGCTCAAAGACGCGGGCCGTTTAGCGTTCATGACAACCCGGGTAATTTAGCGGTCCCCCGAGTAGAAACCATAGAGCGCGCGCGCGTCCGGAAGGGACTCCGCGCGAGACAGGCTTTCCCGTTACCTCTGGCATCTGTCTCGCGCCGCTGCAGGCATATGCGTCAACAGCGCACAAACACAAGGGTGCCGAGCAGGCACGGGAACGGCTTCGTTCTCATTCTCTCTCGCTCGGCAGAATGCTCGCGAAGACCTGTCGCGCCGCGCCGACGATGAGCGCGCCCTCCTTGGGGTCACCCTTAAAGAGCGTGGTCGCGAAATTGCGCGCCTGCTCGAAAGAGATATGCGCGGGCAGCGGCGGTACCTCGGGGTCCGTCTTCACTTCGAGCACAACGGGCCGATCCGAGGCCAGCGCTTCCTCCCAGGCGCTCGCAACACGCGAAGGATCGTCGACGAAAATGCCCTTCAAACCGATCAGCTCGGCGAAGCGGTGATAGGGAACGTCCGGAATGCTCTGCGTCGCCTCGTATTTAGGATTTCCCTCCATGATGCGCTGCTCCCAGGTAACTTGATTAAGGTCTTCATTGTTGAAGACGCAACAGACCCATTTCGGGCTCTCCCAGTCGCGCCAATATTTCGAAACCGTGATCAGTTCGGCCATATTATTCATCTGCATGGCGCCGTCGCCCACGAGCGCGATCACCGGCCGTCCGGGATGGGCGAATTTCGCGGCGATGGCGTAAGGCACGGCGGCGCCCATGGAGGCGAGGCCGCCTGAAAGCGAGCACATCATTTCGCCCCTAATCCTGAGATCGCGCGCATACCAGTTGGCGCAGGAGCCGGAGTCGCAGGTAATGATCGCGTCCTCCGGCAGGCGGGGCGAAAGCTCCCACGCAACCTTCTGCGGATTGACCGGATTGGCCGGAGCCAACGCGCGGTCTTCGAGCAACTCCCACCAGTCGCTGACTTTGCGCTCGATCCAGTCGCGCCAGCTCGCATCGGTCTTTTCGTCGAGGCGAAGCAGCAGTTCGCGCAATGTGACGGCGGCGTCTCCTTGAAGATTTACCTCCATGGGATAGCGCATGCTGAGCATGGATGCGTCTATGTCAATCTGAACGCCACGCGCCTGTCCGTCCAGCGGGAGGAACTCCGAATAAGGGAAGCCCGAACCGATCATTAAAAGCGTGTCGCACGCCATCATCATGTCATAGCTCGGCTTGGTGCCGAGAAGCCCGATGGAGCCCGTGACCCATGGCAGCGTGTCAGGCGCCGCCGCCTTGCCTAGAAGGGCCTTGGCGACGCCTGCTTTCAGCTTCTCCGCGACGGCGATGACTTCTTCTCTGGCGCCAAGAGCGCCGGCGCCGATCAGAATCGCCACCTTTCGCCCGGCGTTCAGCACGTCAGCGGCACGACGGATATCCTGAGAACAGGGAACCACCAGCGGACGCGAATAGCCCACACCCGTTTGCACGGCGCCATGTTTGCGGGGGGGCTCGTCATATTCGAGATCCTGCAAATCGCCCGGCAGGACGATGACGGAAACGGCGTTTTGCGCCTTTGCTATCCGGACCGCGCGGTCGGTGAGCATCCGCACTTGCGAGGGCGTCTCCGCCTCTTGCACAAAGGCCGCGACATCGGAGAACATGCGATCGAGATTGAGTTCCTGCTGATAATGCGCTCCTCTCGATGCACGCGGTGCCTGGCCTGTGATGGCGAGGACCGGCATGTGATCGCATTTGGCGTCGTAGAGTCCAGTGATGAGGTGAGAGGCGCCTGGGCCGCCGGTCGAGAGGCATACGCCGATCTCGCCCGTGAATTTCGCGTGGGCTGAAGCCATGAAGGCGGCCATTTCTTCATGACGCACCTGAACGAATTCAATCTTCTCCGTCGCTCGCTGCAAGGCTCCGAGCACGCCATTGATGCCGTCGCCCGGATATCCGAAGATGCGGCGGACGCCCCATTCATAGAGCCGGTGCACAAAGAAATCGCCGACGGTACTGCTCATGGTGAAGCTCTCGACAGGCGGGGATAAGCGCGACCACTTTACTGAAATAACAGGCGGGATAGCCCCTCGTTCCAACTGCGAAGGCCGTCAGTCATTGGCTTTGGCGCCCCGCCGCCCGCAAAGTTGCAAGCCTGTCCCGGACGATGCGGAACCATGAGGTCCGAATGTCAGCAGGCCAACAACGGAACGCAAAGAAAAAGACACGCTGCGACGCTCGCGATCTCCCACTCGAACGACCTTGCAAACGCCCCATCGGCAAAGACTTGTGTTTTGCGCCTCATGGAGTTTAGCCAGCGCTGCCTCACGGGCGGCGACTGGTATCGAGCTCATTCATCAAATTCGGAAACGTCAGTTCGTATTAGCTTCGAGTAGCAGGCAAGACTGGGTCCGAGATTTGGACCGGCTGCTTGCTGCCTGATTAAATTGAACCGCCCAGATACCACTTTGTGTCTATGCGTGGAATTTTACACCAGAGCTGTCGGGAGCCATCTTGGCTTGAGAATACGCGATGTCAGGCTAACTCCAACGTAGGTAATTCCGGGCGATACGGTCTCGAATGAGCGACTCAGCTCCTACGGCGCCGCCCGGCGCAAGGTCATGCCGAAAGTAGAGCATCGCCAACACAAGGGCCTCAACAATCGCGCGGAAACCTCGCATGTTCCCATCCGAAAACGCGAGCGGGCGATGCAAGGTTTTCGTTCACGGAGCGGACTCCAGAGATCCGTCGAAACCTTTTCCGCCGTTCGCAGTCACCGCCCCGCAGGGCTCCTTCCTTATGAAGAGGTAGGGGTGGCTGCAAGAAGTTGAACGACATCCGGATACGCGACGCGGGAGCAGACTAGTCTTCGAAGCGCTGCCGTCGCTAACTTTACCGCCAAACACCAGCTTTAGTCTTTTGATCCCCCGGAGCGCCACAGCACCCCGAATACGAAGCCGGCGCCCACCGCCACAAGAATTGTCATTAAGGGGTTCTCGCGCGCGGACGTTTCCACGGCTTGACGGATATTGCCGGCCACGTTTGTCGCCTGATCGACTGCCTACCCGCCAATTTCTTTGGCCGATGTGACAGCCGCGTTAGCGGTCTGCATCGCGGCTTTCGTACCTTTGCCGATTTGCTCGGCTGCATCACCGGCACGCTCTGCTACAATTGAGCCCGCTTCGTTGATCGGATTCTCAGCACGTCGGACTCGTTCGTGCCTGTACTGGTTGCCATTGGTTGGTTTCCCTTGACCCGGTTCCGTTCGATCGCCGCGGCGCGAGAACGTCGCGCCACCTGAATTTCACGCGAAGTATGCGGTTACATTATCCGGGCCTCTAACTGACGTAGCCCGGTGGCCGCACCCACGTGCAATTACAGCGCTGGGCCAAGCGGTCGTTTTTATCAGCAGCGCCACACCCAGCCGGCGATGGAGTCCCACTGATAGCACGGCCCGCCGCCATACGGGGCGCCAGAGCCAAAGCCCCCAGCGCCGTAGCTAGGATAGCCGCTGCCGTAGCCCGAGGCGCCCGCGATCCCGGCGCCGAGAAGACCAGCTGCGGCGCCAGCGACGGCCGCCCCGGGGCTATATCCATAGCCTCGCTGATAATAGCCGCCGTAACCTGGATAATAACCGCGGCGATTGCCCCGATAGTATGCTCTTTCGACCGGCGTGGTTATTCCCAGGCTCCCTGGGGGCGCCGCGGTCATGGGTCCAGCCAAAACTTCAGTTGGTAAGACAGCCAGCGCGGTCGCCCCGCACAAAGCGGCAGCCAGGGCAGATTTCACATTCTTCTGCATTTTAAACCTCCGATTCAGAGAATCGTGCATTATCGTTGTCATGAGTGATCCGTTCGGGTTTCCTGATTAGCTGCTTCGAATTTCTCTAAAGGACGCCGTGCGCAAAGGATCAGTAAACGAGCGACGCATCGCCCGCCGACATTCCGTATGAGTTAACGGTTCTTTTTGATCGCATCGGCAACCTTGTCGGCTCCAGCCTCAACGGCTGCCTTAGCCTCGCCAATCCCCTTCTGCACAGCGCCCTTCGCTTCTTGCGCCACACCTTCCGCTTCCAACTTGTCGGATCCGACGAGCTTGCCCGCCTCCTGCTTCACATTGCCAATCGCCTCATTGGCCACGCCCTTGGACTTCTCGGTCATACTGTTCATGTG
This Methylocystis iwaonis DNA region includes the following protein-coding sequences:
- a CDS encoding Fic family protein — its product is MSAQAPEITRLGRHVETPVGGEIVRAFVPPPLPPNPEIDLLPLLGRLSAAERALGRLDGAAVLLPRQELFLYMYVRKEAVLSSQIEGTQSTLADLLRFETEAQSGQLIDDIREVSNYVDAMMYGLERLKEFPLSLRLIRELHARLLQSGRGEKKDPGEFRRSQNWIGGTRPGNALFVPPPVSELDACLDAFERFIHETQSQLPPLIKAGLLHVQFETIHPFLDGNGRVGRLLVTLFLCANGVLRNPLLYLSLYLKTHRADYYRLLQEVRENGAWEAWLEFFLDGVAQTANQAFEAAVRIADLFAKDRERIAMESDRAGSALRIHDLLQQHPFATANDLVMRTGLTAPTVNAALADLERLGVVDEITGRRRGRVFSYRAYLDILGEGTAPLRG
- a CDS encoding thiamine pyrophosphate-requiring protein — its product is MSSTVGDFFVHRLYEWGVRRIFGYPGDGINGVLGALQRATEKIEFVQVRHEEMAAFMASAHAKFTGEIGVCLSTGGPGASHLITGLYDAKCDHMPVLAITGQAPRASRGAHYQQELNLDRMFSDVAAFVQEAETPSQVRMLTDRAVRIAKAQNAVSVIVLPGDLQDLEYDEPPRKHGAVQTGVGYSRPLVVPCSQDIRRAADVLNAGRKVAILIGAGALGAREEVIAVAEKLKAGVAKALLGKAAAPDTLPWVTGSIGLLGTKPSYDMMMACDTLLMIGSGFPYSEFLPLDGQARGVQIDIDASMLSMRYPMEVNLQGDAAVTLRELLLRLDEKTDASWRDWIERKVSDWWELLEDRALAPANPVNPQKVAWELSPRLPEDAIITCDSGSCANWYARDLRIRGEMMCSLSGGLASMGAAVPYAIAAKFAHPGRPVIALVGDGAMQMNNMAELITVSKYWRDWESPKWVCCVFNNEDLNQVTWEQRIMEGNPKYEATQSIPDVPYHRFAELIGLKGIFVDDPSRVASAWEEALASDRPVVLEVKTDPEVPPLPAHISFEQARNFATTLFKGDPKEGALIVGAARQVFASILPSERE
- a CDS encoding CsbD family protein, whose translation is MNSMTEKSKGVANEAIGNVKQEAGKLVGSDKLEAEGVAQEAKGAVQKGIGEAKAAVEAGADKVADAIKKNR